Proteins from one Shewanella pealeana ATCC 700345 genomic window:
- a CDS encoding TIGR03503 family protein — MSPNMVRRVKLFTAFLLCYCSLSAATFANVVLSNHASELKNRFRIDHMVDSMTLLIHREYGSGPVVIVRPDGSKWYVNRHPEDKVTWMEGLTGDMITIKKPMPGPWQLLGQVVQGSVIEKVSILTIEVDAIPQPLFQGERLKLTARLLGDEQKVRLPGLDFMMNWTARFISKNNTADENYAAGTVIVGAYRDNGEALDEKPDDGIFTSDLDLEQPWGDYALQVQAKNTVLEREYTQDFRLSQRPIDVKLLPTETPNLGLWTLDVEIDDEVLLLEQTHLEAEIMGPTGKVIPVSIANFTEKQSQFSLPRVIDFGSYDLKISAMSTTLDGREIYLSLPELFFNLIEPPEPPPSEEELAARAEAIAKVQEQAAKEEAILLIVLINIVLIVVGVLVLLFIRKRSNLKKALAATEARLEKEIRKEKVLLELDQIDLTMPEDTDNQLGKS, encoded by the coding sequence ATGAGTCCCAATATGGTTAGAAGAGTTAAACTGTTTACTGCTTTCTTACTCTGCTATTGCTCACTGAGCGCGGCAACATTCGCCAATGTCGTGCTCTCTAATCATGCCTCGGAACTGAAAAATCGGTTTAGAATCGACCACATGGTCGATTCTATGACACTGCTCATCCACAGAGAGTACGGCAGTGGTCCTGTGGTGATTGTGCGTCCAGATGGCAGTAAATGGTATGTGAATCGTCACCCAGAAGATAAAGTCACTTGGATGGAGGGCCTAACGGGTGACATGATCACCATTAAAAAGCCGATGCCAGGTCCTTGGCAGTTGCTTGGACAAGTGGTGCAGGGCTCTGTTATTGAAAAGGTCTCGATACTGACAATCGAGGTCGATGCCATCCCTCAACCTCTGTTCCAAGGGGAACGTCTTAAATTAACAGCCAGATTATTAGGAGATGAGCAGAAAGTTCGCCTACCTGGTCTAGATTTTATGATGAATTGGACTGCACGTTTTATTAGCAAGAATAATACCGCAGATGAAAACTACGCTGCGGGAACCGTAATCGTAGGTGCTTATCGAGATAACGGTGAGGCACTCGATGAGAAACCAGATGACGGCATATTTACCAGTGATTTAGATTTGGAGCAGCCCTGGGGAGATTACGCCTTGCAAGTTCAGGCGAAAAATACGGTGTTAGAGCGAGAGTACACACAAGACTTTAGGTTGTCTCAACGCCCAATTGACGTGAAGTTGCTCCCCACTGAAACTCCTAATCTCGGGCTCTGGACATTGGATGTTGAGATAGACGATGAAGTACTGTTATTGGAGCAGACTCATTTAGAGGCCGAAATTATGGGGCCTACGGGTAAGGTTATTCCTGTCTCAATCGCGAATTTCACCGAAAAGCAAAGTCAGTTCAGTCTACCTAGAGTCATAGACTTTGGAAGTTACGATCTGAAAATTAGCGCGATGAGCACAACCCTTGATGGAAGAGAGATCTATTTAAGCCTACCAGAACTATTTTTTAATCTGATTGAACCTCCTGAGCCACCACCTAGTGAAGAAGAGCTTGCAGCCAGAGCCGAAGCGATAGCCAAGGTACAGGAGCAGGCAGCTAAAGAAGAAGCGATTTTACTGATAGTTTTAATCAATATTGTTCTGATAGTGGTTGGTGTATTGGTTTTATTGTTTATTCGTAAGCGTAGTAATCTTAAAAAAGCATTAGCTGCGACAGAGGCTCGACTGGAAAAAGAGATCCGTAAAGAGAAAGTTTTGCTTGAGTTGGAC
- the dnaQ gene encoding DNA polymerase III subunit epsilon translates to MNIVSSAKRQIILDTETTGMNQSSGPIYLGHRIIEIGCVEVVNRRLTGRHYHEYINPQQPIDEEAIAVHGITNEFVADKPKFHEVAQSFIEFIDGAEIVAHNANFDVSFMDHEFSMLQPLGPKTADICQILDSLAIAKHLHPGQKNNLDALCKRYGIDNSARDLHGALLDAEILADVYLLMTGGQTKFNLSSEKAGQEGGGIQRLSADRTKLKVIAASADELIRHEERLDLVAKSGQCLWRG, encoded by the coding sequence ATGAATATTGTTTCAAGTGCCAAGCGGCAAATTATTCTCGATACCGAAACCACAGGTATGAACCAATCGAGTGGCCCAATTTATTTAGGCCATCGAATTATTGAAATTGGTTGTGTCGAAGTGGTGAACCGCCGTTTAACGGGTCGTCATTATCATGAATACATTAATCCGCAACAGCCTATCGATGAAGAGGCTATCGCGGTCCATGGTATTACCAATGAGTTTGTTGCAGACAAGCCAAAGTTCCATGAAGTAGCCCAAAGCTTTATCGAGTTTATCGATGGGGCAGAAATTGTGGCACATAACGCTAACTTCGACGTTAGCTTTATGGATCACGAATTTTCAATGTTGCAGCCGCTAGGTCCAAAAACTGCTGACATCTGCCAAATCCTTGATTCGTTAGCCATCGCTAAGCATTTACATCCAGGCCAAAAGAACAACTTGGATGCACTATGTAAGCGCTACGGTATCGATAACTCTGCCCGTGATCTTCACGGCGCATTACTCGATGCTGAGATTTTGGCTGACGTATACCTGTTAATGACGGGTGGTCAGACTAAATTTAACCTTTCAAGCGAAAAAGCAGGACAAGAGGGCGGTGGTATCCAACGTTTAAGCGCTGATAGAACAAAACTTAAAGTGATCGCCGCATCGGCCGATGAACTGATTAGACACGAAGAGCGATTAGACTTAGTCGCAAAATCAGGACAATGCCTCTGGCGCGGATAA